A portion of the Acidobacteriota bacterium genome contains these proteins:
- the gatC gene encoding Asp-tRNA(Asn)/Glu-tRNA(Gln) amidotransferase subunit GatC, whose product MKITEKDVYYVAALAHLEVTESEAQEYAANMSSILSYVEKLNELDTTNVEPMSQVLTDSAEGSSLRSDQVKLSLPLELSLANAPESGAGHFKVPKVIER is encoded by the coding sequence TACTACGTGGCCGCGTTGGCGCACCTCGAAGTAACCGAATCCGAGGCGCAGGAGTACGCGGCAAACATGAGTTCGATCCTGAGCTACGTCGAGAAACTGAACGAGCTGGACACGACCAATGTAGAGCCGATGTCGCAAGTTTTGACGGACTCGGCCGAGGGCAGTTCGCTGCGCTCTGATCAGGTGAAGCTCAGCCTGCCACTCGAGTTGTCTCTCGCCAACGCGCCCGAGTCCGGCGCGGGCCATTTCAAAGTTCCCAAGGTGATCGAGCGATGA